The genomic DNA GTAGCCCGCCGAATTTTTCATCGAGCATCCTGGCTACAAAATCCTCTATGGATTTATCGGGATTGCTGTAGTCAAGCTTAAACCCTTGCTTCTGTTCCGGGCTTAACGCGCCCTTCATCTGGTCAAGGATTTTCTGCATCCCCCCGTATTTCGTTTCCAGGTCGCGGTACTTGGTGTTCACTTCTTCAAAGCGGGCATAGGGAACAAACTGCTCTCTGCCTTTACCGCCCGCACCCTCACCCGCACCAGCGCCCGCTCCGGCGCCCGCACCCGCTCCGGGATCTCCTTCTCCTGAGCCGCCTCCGGCTCCCGCTCCGCCACCCGCACTACCGGCTTCTTCTTCTATCATGTTCGTATTCTCCTTGGTTTAACGCCACAAGTGGCGAATTTCAAAATTGCACCGTTAACCCAAACTCTACAGACTTCCCCCAATAGCACATTTTCCGCAAGGACCATCCCTTTTAGAGAACATTGGGGGAGGTCTGTAGAATCTGGGACACTATCCGATTGTTTGTCTGTAAGTCGCAACAGACAGGACTACTTTTATTGGTCCTATGCGTCGGGGAGGGCGTGCAATTCCCTTAATCCCCTCTGTTATTACAATCCCGGCCGTTTAGTAATTCTCGTGCAGCGGCCTTTCGCTTCTGCCTGCCTCGTTTTTAAATTGAACGGGCCTAGAAACAATATTTATGGCGCTCTTCCGAACTCCGCCACTCTTACGCTGCCGGTACCGCTGTCTCCTGCCATGGTAAAATACATGGTCACATATTTGCTGATGAGCAATGGGATGTACCCGCTGTTCTTGTCAGACTGGAATATTTTAATGCCGGTGGCCGCTGCCGTGGTTGAGGAAGCCGGCAAGGTGAAGTTTATGTATACCACATCAGCCGCGTACTGCCAGATATGCACTTCCTCCAGGTTCAGCAGGGTGGAGCTGGACACGAAAAGCACGGGCGTAGTGGACACGGAGACGGCGCTGGTGAAAGCCACTTCATTTGAAGCGTCTATCTCGGTATAGGCAAAAGCCTTTCCCGAAAATATCGCCGCGCTTAACAGCAAGCAAACGCTGAAAATTAACTTTTTCATATTCTTAATTTCTCCTTTGCCGCTTCTTCCTTCATGCTCTCATTGAACGCCTGGACTTTTACGGTGTAGATCTGGTCCACGCGCTTGTAAAAATACTCCGGCTGAAACAGCGTTCGCAGGAGGCATCTTTTTTCGCATATTGCGGACATTATCGAATTTATGCGAATTATGGCCTGTTGGCTGCGTAAGAGGGAGATATTATCAGCATGGGCCACTTCCCTCTGAATCATTGCCCGTATTTGATCGTCGCGCATTTATTTGTCCTTAGGCTTCCTGCCCCTCTTTTTACCGGCATACGGCGGTTTATCCTGAGTTGCCGGGATTCTCGGTAAAATGGTTTTTATATCCATAACTGCGTCAGTCAAAGACCTTATATGTCCAGCCAAGACAACGGACGCTTTAAGCGTGGCGGCGGCGAGAGCCAGATTCGAGGCTATTGACTGTGACGGTGTTTTGTCTAAAAAATACTCGTAGAACTCCATTGCCCTAGCGCCGTAAAACTCCGCATCGTTTACGGGATGAGCATCGTCCAGAGGGGGCGCGGGCATCTGGTCCTCAACAGCTGGAACCTTATTCCCGGCCATGGTGTGTATCTTCTCCTGCCCGGATAAACTGAATGTCCTGTTTCTGATATCGTCCACTCTTGACATAGCGCTAACCTCCTGAGTTCTTGCTTGCAATATATTTTTCAACGGTCTGAGTAGGCAGATCACGCAGGTGTTTAAGCATCCTGTATCGGCCCTGGATTATCCGTAAATCTTTATCCTCAACAGCCGCGGCCAGGTCACGAAGTATTATTTTCTCTTCCGCATTATAGAGGGCCACCATCGATGAATAACCCTCGCAATTTATCACCTTACTGAGTCCGTCTATAAAAGGCGAAACAAAATTATCGGTCATGGCAAGCCCGCCGTTACAGACCTTTCATTGTTTCGGGCGATACCCATTCCACCAACCGTAGGCGCCCCGCGCTCCATTATCCTTTGCGCTCCCGGAGATTTGGCGATCATGGACTGAGTAGCGGCCTTGATGGTTCCCGGCTGAGTCATTGCCCTTTGCACATCGATCTCGCGTTTAAAATCGTTGGGGTTCATATTGAACGAAAGCGCGAGTTTCTGTATGATGGGCTTCGCGTCCATGTTAAACCCATTGGTTTTAGCCAGCATGGCGAACCCTTGCAGGAATTCAAGCAGTTCTTTTTTCTGAAAAACACGGAAATCAAGGTCCGTGCTTATCTTCATCTTAAAATCAGGGTTTCTTGACAGGCTGTTATTGTTTACGGAAGCGAACAGTTGCTCACCTTCCGGACCTTCTGCTCGGATCACGCGGGACCTGTCAAGAAATTGAAGGTTGCGGCTATGCGCTTTGTAAAGGAAGCGTTTAAGAAAAGTGCCTATCTGTGAGCGCACAATAGCGCGCAGCCTGCGTGTGGCCTCATTCTGCACTATCTGAGACTCCGTAGCCGTCATGTTCTGAGATATGCCCTGTAGCGTAGAGGTGGCGCCTGACTGCCTGCGCATGGCCTCCCTGTCCGTTTCTTCAAGCTGTTTGGCGTATGGTATGCCTTCCAGGGGAGGTCTCAAAGCAGATAGCCCGCTCGGGTTATCCATTTCAAGAACCTTGTATGCTTCCCACACCAGCCGGCCGTTATCGCTCTTGAGCCCGCAGTCAGACGACATGGCCCACATGTTATATAGCGCGGCATAGAGGTTATCGTTGATAAAATTTCGCCGGTCGTTAATTTCTTTCTGCTGCCGGTAGTTTACCTCCACGACTCCCATTCCGTAGAGTTCATTGTCGCACTCTATCCATTTGCAGTCTATGAACGGGTACTCACCATCGTCATACGGATTGACTTCTGGTTCACGCAGGACAACGCCGTTATCGGCCACCATCACGCGCCATCTGAAATCTTCGTCCTCGTCTTCAAGATAGCCCGTGTATTCGTGGTATTTTAAAAATTTCTCTTTCGGCTCGTTGGTCAACCCGGCAACTGCCCTTCTGGCTTTCTCTGTCTCGTTGAATGGAGAGCCGTTGCTCGCGGCCTTGTCCACATTCTGCCATAACCCCAACTTCTCCATGCGCTTCGCTTTTCCGAACGGGATTATGTATGTGCGGCATGTCCACTCCATGCCTTCCAGCATGTCAGCGCCCTCTCCGCATGAGAACTCGCAGGGCCGGATGTATTGAAAATCGAAGGAATCGAACTTTGGAAATCTGGTGTATACGCCATTCTGCTTCTTCCAGCCATAGTCCAGCACCCAGGGGACCTCAATAGGAGCGTACCCGTCACGGGTGAGTCCGCGCAGGAACGGCATAATCTTTCGTTGCAGCTCTATAGTTTCAAATTGGTCGGACATTACCGACTTTGCCAGGAATGATTTAACAGCGTCGTCATATCCCTGCGGGTAAACATCGAAAAAAGATGCGTCGCTTGTGTCCGAGAATATCATCTCGAATACGGCGGTTGAAAGCGCCTCTATCTCGGTTGTGATCTCGGGAATAAATGTGTTCGATCTGCCTATGGAACGCGCATCAGGCTGGGCGCGGTACATCTTATACCAACTGTTGAAAGAGGCAAAATGATCCTTGTGTTCATCGGCGAAGTTCTTAACCTTTTCGATAACTTCTTGCCCGGATCGTTCTGACATTGGTTTCCTTTAAATCGAAACCACCAAAATAAAAAAGCCATCTCTCCTTTCGGAGAACCAGCCTTAATCTGGTGGAAGGCTCGCTTCAGGAGCGATACGCGGTGATCAAGCCGCTGCCTTATTTTTCACAAATATTATTGCCTATAGTTTGCAACTTGTCAAGTCCTATTCTAATTCCTCGGACAACCCGTAACAGAATCGTACATGATAATCGACCTGCCTGGCTTTTTTAAAATCATGCTTCTTACCGTGCTGTCCTCCGTCTTGCTTTTCTGTGCCGGCGCTGATTCAGACCGCCGGCCGGATAGTGCGTAGATAACATACCTACACCCATCGACAAAATGATCTTCACCTACAGCCGGGGTTTCTTTACCAGCTACTGGCCGACCCCATTTCCATGTTTTTATTTCTTCGATCAAGGGGTCGCAATGCCCGCGGAAGAATTTAACCTTCCCTTGCTTCATCATGGACTTCAAGTATGCGACCGATCCGCTCCAGTCCCTTGTAGCCGGAGACATAGGCAGTCCGGCTTTTATAAACTGCATTGCGATACTCAGCTTGGATGTTTCCTTGGTGTCGCCTTTCCTGTTCCAGGCCGTGCTGTCCATCTTAGTGAACTGATACGCCATACCTATGTCCCGTTCTAAAATTGATTTGGCGTGTTCTTCCGGAGTATTGCCGGCCTGGCCGTAGCAGTCAAAGACATAGAATATTCCATCGTCTCCAAGCGCAACGGATATTTTAGTGCAGGGCTTATCAACGCCCCAATCCATGCCACGCGCTTTTATCCATTGCGAAGGAATAATGAAAGGATCGACCTGTAGATCGTCGGTATACTCGGAAAGAATTATTCCGGATTTAACTTCATGGGAACCATAGAAAAATTTATCAAGCCAGTCTTTCGGATAATTGGTCAAAAGCGACTGGATATAATCATCAGGCAGATAGGGGTTATCGCTTGTTATGCTGTTTATGCCCTTATATTTTGGATGCGAGGTATCGAAGAAATTCTTCCATACCCAATTATGCCCGTCAGGGTTCACGGTCAGAAATCCGAACTGCTTGCTTACAGGGTGGCGCAAGCGGCCTACAAGGTCAAGGAAATCGCTTTCTTCAACCTCCTCAGCCTGGTCAATATAGAACCAGCCAAGATTTAAAGACCGCTGCTTCCGTATGTCGTCTATGGGTCTGAATAATATTTGAGAGCCGTTTTTCAAAAGCATGGTGTTAAACGCTTCGTTCCAATCTAGTATCCAGGATTGAGGCATTAACTCCAGGAAGGTCTTGCGCGTAGCATCTCTCAGCTCGGGGTATGTCTTACGACACACCACTCCGCTATTACCGGGGAATATTGCGGATAGGATGATACCCTTCATGCAGCCGGCAAAGGTCTTAGCGGAACCAAACCCGCCGGAGAGCGCGGAGAATCGATCCTCAAGAAATATGAATTCTTTCTGCTTGGGTAATAGCGTGATCTCAGAATTGGCCTTTATAGCGTGCGCGGCCTGATTCTCAACCAGCCTTTTCTTGCGGATTCGGCTCATTCAATCCTTCCGTGGACTTTAAGGGCTCTTCGGTATCTATAGGCAACTCAGGGCAGCCAGCGGGTTCAGAGTCAGTCTTGCCAGTTGGTTCCGTCCCCGGCGCCGCCGGGGCGGCGGTATTCCCACCCCTTAAAGGCTCAAATTTCTTGTGCTTGCAGTAATGGCACTTATTCGCCAGCCTGACCATATCTTCCAGCTTTATATTCGCCAGGGGCAAGATCTCAAGCTTGTCGTCATTGTTTTTAACCTCGTCAAATTTCCACCGCTCGGCTATATCAAGCGCCTTAGACCGCTCTGCCGGATTGTCGGAAGAAAGCGCTTTTTTTATGGATAGCGCAATCTCTTTATCCGTTACGCCCGCATCATCCAACAACTTCTCCCGGTATTCCCTGCCCTTCTTCTTTTTAACCTTTTTGGTCGGCATATATTCAGCATACACTAATTTTTTGGTATAATCAAGCCATGAAAATACTGCCAGATGTTCCCCGTGTCATGGACTTCCTGCCCAGGAAGGACACCGAACAGAATCTCAAATATCGGTTCTGCAAGGCCTGTGAACAATACGGATTGAAATTTTACCTTGAATACCCCTCCCGATGGAACGAGGCCCCAGGCTGTAGATTCGATGTGGTTATCCATGACGGGAAATACATCAAAGCCCTTGTGGAAATCAAGCGCAAATCAAAAAATGAGAAGCGCGGAGACCTATGGCTTAAAACCAGGCAGGCTCAAAAATACCTGTCATTCGGTGTCCCTGTTTTCCTCGTTTACGATGATAAAGACTTCGTGGAAATTTTGAACGCTATTTAGGAGGTTTTATGTATAAGGTTAAAATATCTGAGAGTTTTGAAACAATGTCTTGCTTTATATATTTCTACACCGAAGAAGGGGGAGTTGTTCATATACTTGAAGCAGACGGACACACTATGCGTAAACTTGACCCAAACAACGCCCAAATACATAATTTTAACAAATTTGTTATTCCTCAAAAATTCTTA from Candidatus Brocadiia bacterium includes the following:
- a CDS encoding phage terminase large subunit, whose amino-acid sequence is MSRIRKKRLVENQAAHAIKANSEITLLPKQKEFIFLEDRFSALSGGFGSAKTFAGCMKGIILSAIFPGNSGVVCRKTYPELRDATRKTFLELMPQSWILDWNEAFNTMLLKNGSQILFRPIDDIRKQRSLNLGWFYIDQAEEVEESDFLDLVGRLRHPVSKQFGFLTVNPDGHNWVWKNFFDTSHPKYKGINSITSDNPYLPDDYIQSLLTNYPKDWLDKFFYGSHEVKSGIILSEYTDDLQVDPFIIPSQWIKARGMDWGVDKPCTKISVALGDDGIFYVFDCYGQAGNTPEEHAKSILERDIGMAYQFTKMDSTAWNRKGDTKETSKLSIAMQFIKAGLPMSPATRDWSGSVAYLKSMMKQGKVKFFRGHCDPLIEEIKTWKWGRPVAGKETPAVGEDHFVDGCRYVIYALSGRRSESAPAQKSKTEDSTVRSMILKKPGRSIIMYDSVTGCPRN